From Micromonospora sp. NBC_01699, a single genomic window includes:
- a CDS encoding DoxX family protein translates to MSIAYVVLAILLSAMLLMSARGKLTKDERVVQGLTAAGVPLNWYPPLAIIEIIGAVGLIVGIFLAPLGVAAAIGVVLYFVGAIIAHVRTGDTKGAAAPGTILLVAIATLLTRILSL, encoded by the coding sequence ATGTCCATCGCCTACGTCGTCCTCGCGATCCTGCTCTCCGCCATGCTCCTGATGTCCGCCCGGGGCAAGCTGACCAAGGACGAGCGGGTGGTCCAGGGCCTCACCGCCGCCGGGGTCCCGCTCAACTGGTACCCGCCGCTGGCCATCATCGAGATCATCGGCGCGGTCGGCCTGATCGTCGGGATCTTCCTCGCGCCGCTCGGCGTCGCCGCGGCGATCGGTGTGGTCCTCTACTTCGTCGGCGCGATCATCGCGCACGTGCGCACCGGCGACACCAAGGGCGCCGCCGCACCGGGAACTATCCTGCTCGTCGCCATCGCCACCCTGCTCACCCGGATCCTGTCGCTGTAG
- a CDS encoding ABC transporter permease — MTGQLTGTAPDTTSTGGGPRRPLRLVVNGRDRTVEAVLGTLVIALIVVAALTSDTFFTQTNLTNLLKQMVTTGLLAFGMLVVILTGGIDLSVGSVVAFAGIVTAGLVSGLPIPLAMLVGILAGIGFGLVNGTLIARFGLAPFVVTLAALTTVRGLAFVYSEVPIAPEDPSFFTLGTAMVGPIPLTTVIMLAVFGLGGVFLSRTPAGRSIIAIGGNPETVRLAGINVRRHVILAYTISGACAGLAGVILASRVGIAQPSVGVAFELDAIAACVIGGASLAGGRGTAKATLGGVLVLALINNLLNLYGVQSFWQQVLKGLIIIAVILVQRVNRVRP; from the coding sequence ATGACCGGGCAGCTCACCGGCACCGCGCCGGACACGACCAGCACCGGCGGGGGACCGCGTCGACCGTTGCGCCTGGTGGTCAACGGTCGGGACCGTACGGTCGAGGCGGTGCTCGGCACGCTCGTGATCGCCCTGATCGTGGTGGCCGCGCTGACCTCCGACACGTTCTTCACCCAGACCAACCTGACCAACCTGCTCAAGCAGATGGTGACCACCGGGCTGCTCGCCTTCGGCATGCTGGTGGTCATCCTCACCGGCGGCATCGACCTGTCGGTCGGCTCGGTGGTGGCGTTCGCCGGCATCGTCACCGCCGGACTGGTCTCGGGCCTGCCGATCCCGCTGGCGATGCTGGTCGGCATCCTGGCCGGGATCGGGTTCGGGCTGGTCAACGGCACCCTGATCGCCCGCTTCGGGCTGGCGCCGTTCGTGGTGACGCTGGCCGCGCTGACCACCGTCCGGGGGCTGGCCTTCGTCTACTCCGAGGTGCCGATCGCGCCGGAGGACCCGTCGTTCTTCACCCTCGGTACGGCGATGGTCGGCCCGATCCCGCTGACCACGGTGATCATGCTGGCGGTCTTCGGGCTGGGCGGGGTGTTCCTGTCCCGTACCCCGGCCGGGCGGTCGATCATCGCGATCGGCGGCAACCCGGAGACCGTACGGCTGGCCGGCATCAACGTACGCCGGCACGTGATCCTCGCGTACACGATCAGCGGTGCCTGTGCGGGACTGGCCGGGGTGATCCTGGCCAGCCGGGTCGGCATCGCCCAGCCGAGTGTCGGCGTCGCCTTCGAGTTGGACGCGATCGCCGCCTGCGTGATCGGCGGGGCGAGCCTGGCCGGCGGACGTGGTACGGCGAAGGCGACCCTCGGCGGTGTCCTCGTCCTCGCCCTGATCAACAACCTGCTGAACCTGTACGGCGTGCAGAGCTTCTGGCAGCAGGTCCTCAAGGGACTGATCATCATCGCGGTGATCCTGGTCCAGCGGGTCAACCGGGTACGCCCCTGA
- a CDS encoding substrate-binding domain-containing protein, giving the protein MNAKKLRRLLVTGTLAVALGLTACSDSGGSGGDGGDGSYTIGVANFMLSGPYFSGMDKAIAAQAKKKGNVEIISTDANGDAAKLAANVEDLLSKNVDAVIISGGPLESAPAALNAIKAAGKPVVLVDRKFQTGEYTSWIGPDNKAIGVQNGEFLAEKLPSGGKVAIIKGGPADNSIGLARTDGVKSVLAGRSGFTLVEAPDFGNWGSDGGLTVMESLLATNGDLAAVFCENDAMCLGAQRAIADAGKDKQIIIAGVDGQAEALKAILDGTNYLVTGLNDADVIGSLGLDRAVEILGGTKTEKDTVVPSPRVTKENAAQYLDPKGGF; this is encoded by the coding sequence ATGAACGCGAAGAAGCTGCGCCGGCTGCTGGTCACCGGCACCCTCGCCGTCGCCCTCGGGCTGACCGCCTGCTCCGACTCCGGCGGTTCGGGCGGGGACGGCGGGGACGGCTCGTACACGATCGGCGTCGCGAACTTCATGTTGAGCGGCCCCTACTTCAGCGGCATGGACAAGGCCATCGCGGCCCAGGCCAAGAAGAAGGGGAACGTCGAGATCATCAGCACCGACGCGAACGGTGACGCGGCCAAGCTCGCCGCCAACGTCGAGGACCTGCTCAGCAAGAACGTCGACGCGGTGATCATCTCGGGCGGACCGCTGGAGTCGGCCCCGGCGGCACTGAACGCGATCAAGGCGGCGGGCAAGCCGGTGGTGCTGGTCGACCGGAAGTTCCAGACCGGCGAGTACACCAGCTGGATCGGCCCGGACAACAAGGCGATCGGCGTACAGAACGGGGAGTTCCTGGCCGAGAAGCTGCCCAGCGGTGGCAAGGTCGCGATCATCAAGGGTGGGCCGGCCGACAACAGCATCGGGCTGGCCCGTACCGACGGGGTGAAGTCGGTGCTCGCCGGTAGGTCGGGGTTCACGCTGGTCGAGGCGCCGGACTTCGGTAACTGGGGTTCCGACGGCGGGCTGACCGTGATGGAGAGCCTGCTGGCCACCAACGGCGACCTGGCCGCGGTGTTCTGCGAGAACGACGCGATGTGCCTGGGCGCGCAGCGGGCGATCGCCGACGCGGGTAAGGACAAGCAGATCATCATCGCCGGTGTCGACGGTCAGGCCGAGGCGCTCAAGGCCATTCTCGACGGCACGAACTACCTGGTCACCGGTCTGAACGACGCGGACGTCATCGGCAGCCTGGGGCTGGACCGGGCGGTCGAGATCCTCGGCGGCACCAAGACGGAGAAGGACACCGTTGTGCCCTCGCCCCGGGTGACCAAGGAGAACGCGGCCCAGTACCTCGACCCCAAGGGCGGCTTCTGA
- a CDS encoding sugar ABC transporter ATP-binding protein, which translates to MSLELRGVHKDYGGVRVLHGVDLHGRPGEVLAVVGANGAGKSTLIKILAGAQPMSAGEMRIDGERVELRSPHDAHDHGIRTVYQELSLVPELSVTENLLMGNFPRRLGLIDWAAAHRRAGELLESIGFGAINPRTIAGRLSVARQQMVEIAKALVSEPRVLVLDEPSAVLAGSDLDSLFALVRRLTEHGVLVIYVSHRLAEVLELANTIVVIKDGRVVATTRPAETSEDELIRLMAGRRLAQIYPDRRDGRGAARLTVTGLGRPGEFADVSFTLHEGEIVGLFGLVGSGRSELARCVFGAERAATGQVRVAGGGADFRTPAEAIAAGLALVTEDRKRTGLVLDLTVRDNIALTTLHRNSRVGLIDRARQGREVTGMVDRLGIQPAHCASMAVVNLSGGNQQKAVLAKWLLVGPRVLILDEPTRGVDMATRVEIYRIIDGLARSGLSVLLISSDLTEVLGATDRVLVMRQGRLTGELAADRTTEDEVLGYAIGPATGRTEGTPMTGYEESA; encoded by the coding sequence ATGAGCCTCGAACTGCGCGGCGTACACAAGGACTACGGCGGCGTCCGGGTGCTGCACGGGGTGGACCTTCACGGTCGGCCCGGCGAGGTGCTCGCGGTGGTCGGCGCGAACGGCGCCGGCAAGTCCACCCTGATCAAGATCCTGGCCGGGGCGCAGCCGATGAGTGCGGGCGAGATGCGGATCGACGGCGAACGGGTCGAGCTGCGCTCGCCGCACGACGCGCACGACCACGGCATCCGTACGGTCTACCAGGAACTGAGCCTGGTGCCCGAACTGTCGGTCACGGAGAACCTGCTGATGGGGAACTTCCCCCGGCGGCTGGGCCTGATCGACTGGGCCGCCGCGCACCGTCGGGCCGGGGAGCTGCTCGAATCGATCGGCTTCGGCGCGATCAACCCCCGTACGATCGCCGGCCGGCTCTCGGTGGCCCGGCAGCAGATGGTCGAGATCGCCAAGGCGCTGGTCAGCGAACCGAGGGTGCTGGTGCTCGACGAGCCGTCCGCCGTGCTGGCCGGCAGCGACCTCGACTCGCTCTTCGCGCTGGTCCGGCGGCTGACCGAACACGGCGTGCTGGTGATCTACGTGTCGCACCGGCTGGCCGAGGTGCTCGAACTCGCCAACACCATTGTGGTGATCAAGGACGGCCGGGTGGTGGCCACCACCCGGCCCGCCGAAACGAGCGAGGACGAGCTGATCCGGCTGATGGCCGGGCGGCGGCTGGCCCAGATCTACCCGGACCGGCGCGACGGACGCGGGGCGGCCAGGCTGACCGTCACCGGGCTCGGTCGGCCGGGCGAGTTCGCCGACGTCTCGTTCACCCTGCACGAGGGCGAGATCGTCGGCCTGTTCGGCCTGGTCGGCTCGGGCCGCAGCGAGCTGGCGCGGTGCGTCTTCGGCGCCGAGCGGGCGGCCACCGGGCAGGTCCGGGTGGCCGGCGGCGGGGCCGACTTCCGTACCCCGGCCGAGGCGATCGCGGCCGGTCTCGCGCTGGTCACCGAGGACCGCAAGCGCACCGGGCTGGTGCTCGACCTGACCGTACGGGACAACATCGCCCTCACCACGCTGCACCGCAACAGCCGGGTCGGCCTGATCGACCGGGCTCGGCAGGGCCGCGAGGTGACCGGGATGGTCGACCGGCTCGGCATCCAGCCCGCGCACTGCGCCTCGATGGCGGTGGTCAACCTCAGCGGCGGCAACCAGCAGAAGGCGGTGCTGGCCAAGTGGCTGCTGGTCGGCCCGAGGGTGCTGATCCTCGACGAGCCGACCCGTGGGGTGGACATGGCCACCCGGGTCGAGATCTACCGCATCATCGACGGCCTGGCCCGGTCCGGGCTGAGTGTGCTGCTCATCTCCTCGGACCTGACCGAGGTGCTCGGCGCCACCGACCGGGTGCTGGTGATGCGCCAGGGTCGGCTCACCGGCGAACTGGCCGCCGACCGGACCACCGAGGACGAGGTGCTCGGTTACGCGATCGGACCGGCCACCGGCCGGACGGAGGGGACGCCCATGACCGGGTACGAGGAGAGCGCATGA
- a CDS encoding aldehyde dehydrogenase family protein has translation MSTVTSSPGSAPSTGAAAPADAVITVHNPGTGAPLGEVESATDERVIAVVDAAQAGQRLMAALPAYERAGLLRRIADLVEAEQESLARLLAAENGKPLTQTRGEVEAAIRIFRGHAGEATRLFGRQIPLDAVPGMERHLAVTLREPIGVVAALVPFNYPVELYAHKAAAALAAGNAVVVQPPARCPLSLVRIAELVEQAGAPRHAHQLVTGGVRVSQLLAELPGIAAVSLTGSTAAGREIARRAATTLKKVFLELGGNDALIVCDDADVDRAAEAVVLGRLARGNGQICCAVKRVYVQDGVHDAFVAALLAQTAELTVGDQLLEQTDVGPLIAESAARGVEEAVGRLVHDGARLVAGGDRRGAFVDPTVLVDVPADSPALAEEIFGPVAPVARFADPLDAVAMANESPYGLHAAVFTRDVSRAFTLARRLDVGGVLINGSTAVRAENLPFGGTKDTGGYREGIHDSALDFTRQKTIVVMEAFG, from the coding sequence ATGTCCACCGTCACATCGTCACCTGGTTCCGCCCCGTCCACCGGTGCCGCCGCCCCGGCCGACGCCGTCATCACCGTGCACAATCCGGGCACCGGAGCTCCGCTCGGCGAGGTCGAGTCGGCCACCGACGAACGCGTGATCGCGGTGGTCGACGCCGCCCAGGCCGGTCAGCGGTTGATGGCCGCGCTGCCCGCGTACGAGCGGGCCGGGCTGCTGCGCCGGATCGCCGACCTGGTCGAGGCCGAACAGGAGAGCCTGGCCCGGCTGCTCGCCGCCGAGAACGGCAAGCCGCTGACCCAGACCCGGGGCGAGGTCGAGGCGGCGATCCGGATCTTCCGTGGGCACGCGGGCGAGGCGACCCGACTCTTCGGTCGGCAGATCCCGCTGGACGCCGTACCCGGAATGGAGCGGCACCTGGCGGTGACCCTGCGCGAACCGATCGGCGTGGTGGCCGCGCTGGTCCCGTTCAACTACCCGGTCGAGCTGTACGCGCACAAGGCCGCCGCCGCGCTCGCCGCCGGCAACGCCGTGGTGGTGCAGCCGCCCGCGCGCTGCCCGCTCAGCCTGGTCCGGATCGCCGAACTGGTCGAACAGGCCGGCGCCCCCCGACACGCACACCAACTCGTCACCGGCGGGGTACGCGTCTCCCAGCTCCTGGCCGAACTGCCCGGCATCGCCGCGGTCAGCCTCACCGGCAGCACCGCCGCCGGACGCGAGATCGCCCGGCGGGCGGCGACCACCCTGAAGAAGGTCTTCCTCGAACTCGGCGGCAACGACGCGCTGATCGTCTGCGACGACGCCGACGTCGACCGGGCCGCCGAGGCGGTCGTGCTCGGCCGGCTGGCCCGGGGCAACGGGCAGATCTGCTGCGCGGTCAAGCGGGTCTACGTGCAGGACGGGGTGCACGACGCGTTCGTGGCGGCGCTGCTGGCGCAGACCGCCGAGCTGACCGTCGGCGACCAGTTGCTGGAGCAGACCGACGTCGGGCCGCTGATCGCCGAGTCGGCCGCGCGCGGTGTCGAGGAGGCGGTCGGCCGGCTCGTCCACGACGGGGCCCGGCTGGTCGCCGGCGGGGACCGGCGCGGCGCGTTCGTCGACCCGACCGTCCTGGTTGACGTGCCGGCGGACAGCCCGGCCCTGGCCGAGGAGATCTTCGGGCCGGTGGCCCCGGTGGCCCGGTTCGCCGACCCGCTCGACGCGGTCGCGATGGCCAACGAGTCGCCGTACGGGCTGCACGCGGCGGTCTTCACCCGGGACGTCTCGCGCGCGTTCACCCTGGCCCGCCGGCTCGACGTCGGCGGGGTGCTGATCAACGGCTCGACCGCGGTCCGGGCCGAGAACCTGCCGTTCGGCGGCACCAAGGACACCGGCGGCTACCGCGAGGGCATCCACGACTCCGCGCTGGACTTCACCCGGCAGAAGACCATCGTGGTGATGGAGGCGTTCGGATGA
- a CDS encoding glycosyltransferase: MAASYGFLSTHPPTQCGLATFNSALSAQLTAGGRPGGIVRVVAAGEDERAGPGVVHTWSPLHADGWRDAAEALDAFDVAIVQHEYGIYPGPDGAQVLPLLRALDRPAIVVLHTVLAQPTAGQRSTLEAVVAAAGAVVTMTETARDRLLVGYAVDPAKVTVIPHGAGDHTGVPATSGARPHLLTWGLIGPGKGIEWALRAVARLRDLTPSPVYTVAGKTHPKVLEQHGEQYRTSLQSLGSLLGIADAVRYQPVYRDEAALSRLIRSADVVVLPYDSREQVTSGVLIEAVAAGVPVVATPFPHAVELLTDGPGLLVPHRDPAAMGTAIRRILTEPGLSGSLAGRTGPLAPTLLWPAVAARYAALAERLRTANPPVMAAPAVPA; encoded by the coding sequence ATGGCCGCCAGTTACGGTTTTCTCAGCACCCACCCACCGACCCAGTGCGGACTGGCCACCTTCAACTCGGCCCTGTCCGCCCAGCTCACCGCCGGTGGCCGACCCGGCGGAATCGTCCGGGTGGTGGCCGCCGGCGAGGACGAACGCGCCGGGCCCGGTGTCGTACACACCTGGTCCCCGCTGCACGCCGACGGGTGGCGGGACGCGGCCGAGGCGCTCGACGCGTTCGACGTCGCCATCGTGCAACACGAGTACGGCATCTACCCCGGACCCGACGGCGCCCAGGTGCTGCCGCTGCTGCGGGCACTCGACCGGCCCGCCATCGTGGTCCTGCACACCGTGCTGGCCCAGCCCACCGCCGGGCAGCGGAGCACGTTGGAGGCGGTCGTGGCGGCGGCCGGCGCGGTGGTCACCATGACCGAGACCGCTCGGGACCGGCTGCTCGTCGGGTACGCGGTCGACCCCGCGAAGGTCACCGTCATCCCGCACGGTGCCGGCGACCACACCGGCGTACCCGCCACCTCCGGTGCGCGTCCGCACCTGCTCACCTGGGGACTGATCGGTCCGGGCAAGGGCATCGAGTGGGCGTTGCGGGCCGTCGCCCGGTTGCGTGACCTCACGCCGTCGCCGGTCTACACGGTGGCCGGCAAGACCCATCCCAAGGTGCTCGAACAGCACGGGGAGCAGTACCGGACGAGCCTGCAAAGCCTGGGCTCGCTGCTGGGCATCGCCGACGCCGTCCGCTACCAGCCGGTCTACCGCGACGAGGCGGCACTGAGCCGGCTGATCCGCTCCGCCGACGTCGTCGTGCTGCCGTACGACTCGCGCGAACAGGTCACCTCCGGGGTCCTGATCGAAGCGGTGGCCGCCGGGGTTCCCGTGGTCGCCACGCCCTTCCCGCACGCGGTGGAACTGCTCACCGACGGTCCCGGCCTGCTCGTACCGCACCGGGATCCGGCCGCCATGGGCACCGCCATCCGGCGGATCCTGACCGAACCCGGCCTGTCCGGCAGCCTCGCCGGCCGTACCGGTCCGCTGGCACCAACCCTGCTCTGGCCGGCGGTGGCCGCCCGCTACGCCGCGCTCGCCGAACGGCTGCGAACGGCCAACCCGCCGGTCATGGCCGCGCCGGCGGTGCCGGCGTGA
- a CDS encoding IclR family transcriptional regulator has translation MRSGRKSSSVDKAFELIGAVSEAGGAGLTLGELAAEAGIALSTTHRYTTSLLELGVFERDPAGAYHLGVTLIALAGQYLEEDGLRAAARPYLVELVELSGETVHLGIPVGNHIVYVDKVESAKSVRLVSRIGSRIAMHSTSMGKAVLATVDERRRAEILAGPLPVRTGRTLTGAALLTELDLVRARGFAIDDEENEEGVRCFGLPILSASGQPVGAFSVSAPAHRFSIDDCHRLAPTALAMAVNIGRRIGYPAHRRRHPNTTAPIGDPTESKQPVRPEQPARPEGHPRPVRPTVGERVR, from the coding sequence ATGAGGAGCGGAAGAAAATCGTCCAGCGTCGATAAGGCATTCGAGCTGATCGGCGCGGTTTCCGAGGCTGGCGGGGCCGGACTGACCCTGGGCGAGCTTGCCGCGGAAGCCGGCATCGCGCTGAGCACCACCCACCGGTACACCACCTCGCTGCTCGAACTCGGCGTGTTCGAGCGGGATCCGGCCGGCGCCTACCACCTCGGCGTCACCCTGATCGCTCTCGCCGGGCAGTACCTCGAAGAGGACGGTCTGCGCGCCGCGGCCCGGCCGTACCTGGTCGAACTGGTCGAGCTGAGCGGGGAGACCGTGCACCTGGGCATCCCGGTCGGCAACCACATCGTCTACGTGGACAAGGTGGAGAGCGCCAAGTCCGTACGGCTGGTCTCCCGGATCGGCAGCCGGATCGCGATGCACAGCACCTCGATGGGCAAGGCCGTACTCGCCACCGTGGACGAGCGGCGGCGGGCGGAGATCCTCGCCGGCCCGCTGCCGGTGCGTACCGGCCGGACGCTCACCGGGGCGGCCCTGCTCACCGAACTCGACCTCGTCCGGGCTCGCGGGTTCGCGATCGACGACGAGGAGAACGAGGAAGGCGTCCGCTGTTTCGGCCTGCCGATCCTGAGTGCCTCCGGCCAGCCGGTCGGAGCGTTCAGCGTCTCGGCTCCGGCGCACCGGTTCAGCATCGACGACTGCCATCGGCTGGCGCCGACCGCACTGGCCATGGCGGTCAATATCGGTCGGCGGATCGGTTACCCGGCCCATCGTCGCCGCCACCCGAACACAACGGCGCCGATCGGAGACCCGACGGAAAGCAAACAACCCGTCCGACCCGAACAACCCGCCCGGCCCGAGGGCCATCCCCGACCGGTTCGCCCGACCGTCGGCGAACGCGTCCGCTGA
- a CDS encoding glycosyltransferase, with the protein MSDDTGLFEHARHAIPRREHGYCTDDVARGLVVTSREPDPTAPVLRLAECYLAFLTHAQDGDGAFHNRLGHDRRWTDDPGVGDWWGRALWGLGTAATRSTAPWIREEALVAFTIGTAQRSPDPHAMAFAGLGAAEVLRGHPDHRAAAVLLDDAAIAVGTPEDSRDWPWPRPRLTYANAALAEVVIAAGELRGNGDLLATGLRMLTWLREVQLRQGRLSVIPVDGWRRHGPRLRHDQQAIEVAALADACATAASATGDHGWEIGVRQAVAWFLGENDVGTAMWDPATGGGYDGLTPHGPNLNQGAESTLALISTLQHGRARL; encoded by the coding sequence ATGAGCGACGACACCGGCCTGTTCGAACACGCCCGGCACGCGATCCCCCGCCGCGAGCACGGTTACTGCACCGACGACGTGGCGCGCGGACTCGTGGTCACCAGCCGCGAACCCGATCCCACCGCCCCCGTGCTCCGGCTCGCGGAGTGCTACCTGGCGTTCCTGACCCACGCCCAGGACGGTGACGGCGCGTTCCACAACCGGCTCGGCCACGACCGGCGGTGGACCGACGACCCCGGCGTCGGCGACTGGTGGGGGCGGGCGCTGTGGGGCCTGGGCACCGCCGCGACCCGCAGTACGGCACCGTGGATCCGGGAGGAGGCGCTGGTCGCCTTCACCATCGGCACCGCCCAGCGCTCCCCGGACCCGCACGCCATGGCCTTCGCCGGTCTCGGCGCCGCCGAGGTGCTGCGCGGCCACCCGGACCACCGGGCCGCGGCCGTCCTGCTCGACGACGCCGCCATCGCCGTCGGCACCCCGGAGGACAGCCGGGACTGGCCGTGGCCACGCCCTCGGTTGACGTACGCCAACGCCGCCCTCGCCGAGGTCGTCATCGCCGCCGGTGAGCTGCGCGGCAACGGTGACCTGCTCGCCACCGGACTGCGGATGCTGACCTGGCTGCGCGAGGTGCAACTGCGGCAGGGCAGGCTGTCGGTCATCCCGGTCGACGGCTGGCGGCGGCACGGCCCCCGGCTGCGGCACGACCAGCAGGCGATCGAGGTGGCCGCGCTCGCCGACGCCTGCGCCACCGCCGCCTCGGCCACCGGTGACCACGGCTGGGAGATCGGTGTCCGGCAGGCGGTCGCCTGGTTCCTCGGCGAGAACGACGTCGGCACCGCGATGTGGGATCCGGCGACCGGCGGCGGGTACGACGGCCTGACCCCGCACGGACCCAACCTCAACCAGGGCGCCGAGTCGACCCTCGCGCTCATCTCCACCCTGCAACACGGCCGAGCACGGCTATGA
- a CDS encoding glycoside hydrolase family 130 protein, producing the protein MTEEISPTGFRPDPATRVGGTLDPDPRRVIVKLFVPGEDAILARTRAHALIERIAGLGDEETGILLRQTLLRFGDRHHDLEATFRHHYDLVHHRVARTSELSPEARLLVGAYFSHEYAVEAAALCNPSLVAHPDQGGLDPGELRVAISLRQIGEGHLSSIGFATAVLGPESRLRVADRTGPLVTGRRTSALHRRDLLAAGLAEEDWDNEVSATVLGCLGERFDDDAFERALGGLPTDLLTRATAHRTLEQLRRTITASYAMTFPADVPLHRRVLWPATPAECNGMEDARFVRWVDDDGAVAYRATYTAYDGRSIAARMLGSEDLRHFEVTPMRGPAARNKGIALFPRPVGGRRLALCRSDGETIGLSTLDAENRWQSPVPLHGPRRGWELIQVGNCGSPIETDAGWLVLTHGVGPMRQYAIGAMLLDLARPERVIAELPGALLRPDDTERDGYVPNVVYSCGGLLHAGTLWLPYGAGDARVGFATIDLTALLAAMVAPPGR; encoded by the coding sequence ATGACCGAGGAGATCTCCCCCACCGGTTTCCGGCCGGACCCGGCCACCCGGGTCGGCGGGACGCTGGACCCCGACCCGCGACGGGTCATCGTGAAGCTTTTCGTGCCGGGCGAGGACGCCATCCTCGCCCGAACCCGGGCGCACGCCCTGATCGAACGGATCGCCGGCCTCGGCGACGAGGAGACGGGCATCCTGCTGCGGCAGACCCTGCTCCGCTTCGGCGACCGGCACCACGATCTCGAAGCCACCTTCCGGCACCACTACGACCTGGTCCACCACCGGGTGGCCCGGACCAGCGAGCTGTCACCCGAGGCCCGCCTGCTGGTCGGCGCCTACTTCTCCCACGAGTACGCGGTGGAGGCGGCCGCCCTGTGCAACCCGTCCCTGGTCGCGCACCCGGACCAGGGCGGCCTCGACCCGGGTGAGCTGCGTGTCGCGATCAGCCTGCGGCAGATCGGGGAGGGGCACCTGTCCTCGATCGGGTTCGCCACCGCCGTACTCGGGCCGGAATCGCGGCTGCGGGTCGCCGACCGGACCGGGCCGTTGGTCACCGGGCGGCGTACCAGCGCACTGCATCGGCGCGACCTGCTGGCCGCCGGGCTGGCCGAGGAGGACTGGGACAACGAGGTCTCCGCCACCGTGCTGGGCTGCCTGGGCGAACGCTTCGACGACGACGCCTTCGAACGGGCCCTGGGTGGGCTGCCCACCGACCTGCTCACCCGCGCCACCGCGCACCGTACCCTCGAACAGCTCCGGCGGACGATCACCGCGAGTTACGCGATGACCTTCCCCGCCGACGTGCCGTTGCACCGGCGGGTGCTCTGGCCGGCGACGCCGGCCGAGTGCAACGGGATGGAGGATGCCCGGTTCGTCCGGTGGGTCGACGACGACGGGGCGGTGGCGTACCGGGCCACCTACACCGCGTACGACGGTCGGAGCATCGCCGCGCGGATGCTCGGCAGCGAGGATCTTCGGCACTTCGAGGTGACCCCGATGCGTGGACCGGCCGCCCGCAACAAGGGCATCGCGCTGTTCCCTCGTCCGGTCGGCGGTCGCCGGCTCGCGCTGTGCCGGTCCGACGGCGAGACCATCGGCCTGTCGACGCTCGACGCCGAGAACCGCTGGCAGTCCCCGGTGCCGTTGCACGGCCCCCGCCGGGGCTGGGAGCTGATCCAGGTCGGCAACTGCGGCTCGCCGATCGAGACCGACGCCGGTTGGCTCGTGCTCACCCACGGGGTCGGCCCGATGCGCCAGTACGCCATCGGGGCGATGCTGCTCGACCTGGCCCGGCCCGAGCGGGTGATCGCCGAGTTGCCGGGTGCGTTACTCCGGCCGGACGACACCGAACGCGACGGCTACGTGCCCAACGTCGTCTACTCGTGCGGCGGCCTGCTGCACGCCGGGACGCTGTGGTTGCCGTACGGCGCGGGCGACGCCCGGGTCGGATTCGCCACCATCGACCTGACCGCCCTGCTCGCGGCGATGGTGGCGCCGCCAGGCCGGTAG